The Cellulophaga lytica DSM 7489 nucleotide sequence GGTTGGTCACCGGCTCTGTAATTAATAGGTATACCAACAGGTAACCCTGATGCAGTTGATGCTTTCTCTGTTACTAGACCCTGGCTTGTAAAATTTGATACAATGGTTGGCGTTAAGTCTTCATTTACCCCATAATACTCTAATAAAAAAGAAGCCAACTCATCATTTTTAAAATCCCATAAAATACCCTCAGATAATCCGTTTTTTGTAGTATTTAATTCTCCCGTAAACTGCATTGCAATAAAATCTCCCGGAAGCATGTATTTATATATTTTATTGTAAACATCTGGTTCATTATCTCTAACCCATTTTAATTTAGATGCCGTAAAATTTGCAGGCGAATTTAAAAGCCTTGTTGCACATTTATTTTTACCAATTTCTTCAAATGCTTTTTCTCCAATTTCTACAGCCCTACTATCACACCAAATAATAGCATTACGTAAAGGGTTTAAGTCCTTATCTACAACTACTAAACCGTGCATTTGGTAAGAAATACCTATTGCAGAGATTTTAGAAGCGTTTATACCAGATTCTTTAATTGCTCGTTTTGTAGCATTGCATACGTGTTTCCACCAAAGAGTAGGGTCTTGTTCTGCCCAATTTGGTTGATGAGCAATAATTTCCATTTCGGTTTCTGGTTCATTAACAACAATTATTTGTTTACCTGTATCTGCATCTACCAATGCTGCTTTTACAGAAGAACTACCAATATCATACCCTATATAATACATACTTATAATGATTCTCTTAATATTAATTGTGTTGGAATATAGCTTTGCAAAGGCTTATCATTAGTTACAAAAGAAGCAGCTGTAGAACCTAGAGCTTTAAAATCTGTAGATACTACACTAATACCTTTATATATAAATTTTTTCATAGGGGTTTCATTATAAGATAAGAAACCTACATCTGTACCAGGTTCCAGATTTTGATCTTTACATTGTTCTAAAAAGTTACCTAAAACTCTATCACTTACACTTATGTAAGCCTCATTTTTAACTACTTTAAAGTCATTTACATCTAAAACAACATCATAATCTAAATTGCTTTCTTTACAGAACTTTTTAAAATATGTAACCGTTTCAAAAGGATGATACGTGAATGTAGGATACACAAATACCAACCGCTTGTATTTTTTAAAATTAGAAATAGCCTCTTTTAAAGCATTAGAAAAAGAAACTCCAAAATCTTGAAATACGTAGTTACTATCTTCTTTTGCGTGTATATTCCAATCTATTAAAAGCAGGTTACTTGTATCAAAATCAGATAAAATTTCTGCTACTTTGTTATGGTTAAAATTCATAACTACATACTTATAATACTTACCCTTACTATTGTTAAGTATGGTTTTATAATTTTCTATTTTATAATGATGAAACTGTACATCTACAATTACATTTTTTGGCAAGTTATTTACAAAAGAATGATATAAAACTTCTTTATAGGCTTTAAAAGTATCTAGAACCAAAAGCACTTTTTTGGTTTCATTAGCTATATAATACCCCTTGTTAGGCACAGATGCTATAACACCATACTCTTTTAAAAGTGAATATGCTTTAAAAACCGTATCTCTAGATAAATTAAAGTCTTTACACACCTTATTTACAGAGGGTAACGCATCTCCATTAGTTAATACGTTTGTAGCTAAAGCATCATTAATAGCATTAACCAATTGTAAGTATTTTGGTATATCACTATTAGAATTAATTTCAAATTTCATAAACCGTTCTGTTCTGTT carries:
- a CDS encoding GntR family transcriptional regulator; this translates as MKFEINSNSDIPKYLQLVNAINDALATNVLTNGDALPSVNKVCKDFNLSRDTVFKAYSLLKEYGVIASVPNKGYYIANETKKVLLVLDTFKAYKEVLYHSFVNNLPKNVIVDVQFHHYKIENYKTILNNSKGKYYKYVVMNFNHNKVAEILSDFDTSNLLLIDWNIHAKEDSNYVFQDFGVSFSNALKEAISNFKKYKRLVFVYPTFTYHPFETVTYFKKFCKESNLDYDVVLDVNDFKVVKNEAYISVSDRVLGNFLEQCKDQNLEPGTDVGFLSYNETPMKKFIYKGISVVSTDFKALGSTAASFVTNDKPLQSYIPTQLILRESL